Proteins encoded together in one Pseudomonas sp. Seg1 window:
- a CDS encoding SIS domain-containing protein yields the protein MTSKMLEEALSSFEAVQAQLEQLDPQMIEIAGRLRRQPPQVAMTVARGSSDHAASYFAYLTMQQLGVPVASLPMSVVTMQQAPLKVSGQVAFAFSQSGQSPDLVNSLRLLRKRGALSVSMVNAADSPLEAACEFSVPLLAGTESSVAATKSFIATLSASARLIAHWKEDSELLQAHNALPEGLREAAQQDWSVAIEALRDCERLMVIGRGAGFAIAQEAALKFKETSAIQAEAFSSAEVRHGPMALIDEHYPLLVFAPRGAEQAGLLSLAAEMRQRGARVLLAAPDDVSERDLTLSRAEHPALDPILAIQSFYVMAAGLAVARGMDPDQPRHLSKVTRTH from the coding sequence TTGACTTCAAAAATGCTTGAAGAGGCGCTGTCCTCGTTCGAGGCCGTGCAAGCCCAACTGGAGCAACTCGATCCACAGATGATCGAGATCGCCGGACGCCTGCGCCGTCAGCCACCGCAAGTGGCGATGACCGTTGCACGCGGCAGTTCCGATCATGCGGCGAGCTACTTCGCCTACCTGACCATGCAGCAACTGGGCGTACCCGTTGCGTCGTTGCCGATGTCGGTGGTGACCATGCAGCAGGCGCCGTTGAAAGTCAGCGGTCAGGTCGCGTTCGCCTTTTCACAGTCGGGTCAGAGCCCGGATCTGGTCAACAGCCTGCGTCTGTTGCGCAAGCGTGGCGCGCTCAGTGTGTCGATGGTCAACGCCGCCGATTCGCCACTGGAAGCTGCGTGTGAATTCAGCGTGCCATTGCTCGCCGGTACCGAAAGCAGCGTCGCCGCGACCAAAAGCTTTATCGCCACCCTCAGCGCCAGCGCCCGGTTGATCGCGCACTGGAAAGAAGACAGCGAATTGCTCCAGGCTCATAACGCTCTGCCCGAAGGCCTGCGAGAAGCCGCGCAACAGGACTGGAGCGTGGCCATCGAAGCACTGCGCGATTGCGAACGCCTGATGGTCATTGGTCGTGGCGCCGGTTTTGCCATCGCCCAAGAGGCGGCGCTGAAATTCAAGGAAACCTCGGCCATTCAAGCCGAAGCGTTCAGCAGCGCCGAGGTCCGTCACGGCCCGATGGCGCTGATCGACGAACACTACCCGCTGCTGGTCTTCGCCCCACGCGGTGCCGAGCAGGCCGGCCTGTTGAGCCTCGCGGCAGAAATGCGCCAGCGCGGCGCCCGCGTGTTGCTGGCCGCACCGGACGACGTGAGCGAACGCGACTTGACCCTGAGCCGCGCCGAACACCCGGCCCTTGATCCGATTCTGGCCATCCAGAGTTTCTACGTGATGGCCGCAGGCCTCGCCGTAGCCCGTGGCATGGACCCGGATCAGCCGCGCCACCTGAGCAAAGTTACGCGTACGCACTAA
- the nagA gene encoding N-acetylglucosamine-6-phosphate deacetylase, with amino-acid sequence MSEDNILTASGWIRGRLVHEHGKVVSIEGVPCDPATNDLPYLLPGFIDLHVHGGGGKDIMEGASAFETITKTHVRFGTTSLLATTMTAPSAEISSVLKEVGVFCEQRPQGAARVLGVHLEGPYINPGKLGAQPNFAHTALMAEVEEYLALAPIRVITIAPEIAGHDGLIRELSSRGVRMQIGHTLGSYEEGVAALEAGATSFTHLYNAMSPLHHREPGIVGAALAHAKFAELIPDLLHVHPGAIRVALRSIPCLYCVTDSTAAAGMPDGEYKLGSHTVTKCLGGVRLPDGTLAGSTLTMDQALRNLVKIGLPISEASQRLSQFPADYLGITERGRLEPGAWADCVRLDRSLTLTAVMVEGEDIDFKNA; translated from the coding sequence ATGTCCGAAGACAACATCCTTACCGCCAGCGGCTGGATTCGCGGCCGGCTGGTCCACGAACACGGCAAAGTCGTGTCGATTGAAGGCGTGCCGTGCGATCCGGCGACCAATGACCTGCCCTATCTGCTGCCCGGCTTCATCGACCTGCATGTCCACGGCGGTGGCGGCAAAGACATCATGGAAGGCGCCAGCGCGTTCGAGACCATCACCAAAACCCACGTGCGCTTCGGCACCACCTCGCTGCTGGCCACGACCATGACCGCACCGAGCGCCGAGATCTCCAGTGTGCTCAAAGAGGTCGGAGTATTCTGCGAACAGCGTCCGCAAGGCGCCGCGCGGGTACTCGGCGTGCACCTCGAAGGCCCGTACATCAATCCCGGCAAACTCGGTGCACAACCGAACTTTGCCCACACCGCGTTGATGGCCGAAGTCGAAGAATACCTGGCGCTGGCCCCGATCCGCGTGATCACCATCGCCCCGGAAATCGCCGGCCATGACGGTTTGATCCGAGAACTGAGCAGCCGTGGCGTGCGCATGCAGATCGGCCACACCCTCGGCAGTTACGAGGAAGGCGTCGCCGCACTGGAAGCTGGTGCCACCAGCTTCACCCATTTGTACAACGCCATGAGCCCGCTGCATCACCGCGAGCCCGGCATCGTCGGCGCGGCACTGGCCCACGCCAAATTCGCCGAATTGATCCCGGATTTGCTGCACGTGCATCCCGGCGCCATTCGCGTGGCCCTGCGTTCGATCCCATGCCTGTATTGCGTCACCGATTCGACCGCTGCCGCCGGCATGCCCGACGGTGAGTACAAGCTTGGCAGCCACACCGTAACCAAATGCCTGGGCGGCGTGCGCCTGCCCGACGGCACGCTGGCCGGCAGCACCCTGACCATGGATCAGGCCCTGCGCAACCTGGTGAAGATCGGTTTGCCGATCAGTGAGGCCTCGCAACGTCTTTCGCAATTCCCCGCCGACTACCTCGGCATCACCGAACGCGGGCGCCTTGAACCAGGCGCCTGGGCCGACTGCGTGCGGCTGGATCGCTCACTCACACTGACCGCCGTCATGGTCGAAGGAGAAGACATTGACTTCAAAAATGCTTGA
- a CDS encoding GntR family transcriptional regulator, whose translation MNDFHALRPDDSQPTPLYLQLARNLEAAIHAGQWKAEQAMPSERNLSEQLGISRVTARKALEVLLDQGLIRRLQGSGTFITPRLEQPLSRLSGFSEMLRLKGFVPSSQWLEREITLPTHEELIRLSLSPNDKVARMKRLRKADDTVMAIEMSTLPASIMPKPQLVGDSLYEYLDGIGKPIVRALQHIQAINASDEFAALVGIAPGTAMLLMTRVGYLEDNTPIEVTDTYCRNDYYDFVAELRR comes from the coding sequence ATGAACGACTTCCACGCCCTACGCCCAGATGACTCCCAGCCGACGCCGCTGTACCTGCAACTGGCGCGCAACCTGGAAGCAGCGATTCATGCCGGGCAGTGGAAAGCCGAACAGGCGATGCCATCCGAGCGCAATCTCAGTGAACAGCTCGGCATCTCCCGGGTCACTGCCCGCAAAGCACTGGAGGTCTTGCTCGATCAAGGTCTGATCCGTCGCTTGCAGGGTTCCGGCACATTCATTACGCCACGCCTGGAACAACCGCTGTCACGCCTTTCGGGTTTCAGCGAGATGCTCCGCCTCAAGGGTTTTGTGCCCAGCTCACAGTGGCTGGAGCGGGAAATCACCCTGCCGACCCACGAAGAATTGATCCGCCTGAGCCTGTCGCCGAACGACAAGGTCGCGCGCATGAAACGCCTGCGCAAAGCCGACGACACGGTGATGGCGATCGAGATGAGCACCCTGCCCGCCTCGATCATGCCCAAGCCACAATTGGTGGGCGATTCGCTTTACGAATACCTCGACGGCATCGGCAAACCGATTGTCCGCGCCCTTCAGCACATTCAGGCGATCAACGCCTCGGACGAGTTCGCCGCGCTGGTCGGCATCGCCCCCGGCACCGCCATGCTGCTGATGACCCGGGTCGGCTACCTGGAAGACAACACGCCGATCGAAGTCACCGACACCTATTGCCGCAACGACTACTACGACTTTGTTGCAGAGCTGCGCCGCTAA